The genomic interval ACCCCAGATTATTTTTGGAGGCCTGACTTCACAGGGACGTTTACCAGTTTCCGTTTCGTCTTATAAAGCAGGCGCCGGCATAACTACATCGGCCATTAACAGGATCGCATTCGGAACTCCTGAAAGTGTGGGCATGGATGGAGTTATGCTTAATAAAATAGATGCAATAGCAACAGCTTCCGTTCAGGGACATGTGTTTCCTGGTTGCCAGATTTTAGTAGCCAGAAAAGGGAAAGTTATATATGACAAACAATTTGGTGGATTAAATTACAGGTTTCCCGAACGGGTAAATAATGAAACGATTTACGATCTGGCTTCTGTGACCAAAGTTGCGGCCACATTGCAATCCGTGATGCTGCTGTATGACAGAAAACAAATTGACCTGGATGAAAGAGCTTCCCATTATTTACCTGAATTGCTGGCCACCAATAAGGAGAATTTTACAGTACGCGACCTGCTGCTGCACCGTTCAGGTTTAATTTCATTTTATCCTTCATTGTGGGACAGGACAAAGAGCAGCGGAGGAGGGTTAATGCCCGAATATTACAGTTCAAGGCCTGATACCAGTTTTTATTTGCAGGTTGCTCCAAAGCTTTTTGCCAAACCTTCATTAAGTGACTCTGTGTGGAAATGGGTGATAAAATCTCCTATGAACAATAAAAAAGCACGGTCTGGTGAATATGGCTATCTGTATAGTGACCTGGGATTTCTGACACTGCAAAAAATTGTAGAAAAAGTAACCGGCCAGCCGCTTGATATTTTTGTCTCTTCCAACATTTATGAGCCATTGGGATTGCCATATTTAGGTTTCAATCCATTACGCCGTTTTCCGGAAAAACAAATTGCCCCTACCGAACAGGATTACCGTTACCGGAATCAGTTGCTGCAGGGAACCGCTCATGATCAGATGGCTGCCGAAGTAGGCGGGGTTTCCGGGCATGCGGGCCTGTTTGGTACGGCCAGGGATCTGGCTGTACTTTTTCAAATGAATCTTTGGAAAGGGAATTATGCCGGCCGCACATTTTTCCAGCCTGCTACCGTTCCTTTGTTTTCCAGGATTTACGACGAATCCCATCATCGTGGCTTAGGCTGGGATAAAGTGCCCGCAGATGGTAACAGTTCTTTTGTTTCTTCTTTGGCATCCGTTAATTCATTTGGACATACTGGTTTTACAGGGACAATGGTCTGGATGGATCCGGATGAGGACCTGTTATTTGTTTTCCTGTCCAACCGTGTCAATCCTGATGCTGAAAATAATGCTATAACAACCCAGCACACACGTAGAAGAATTCAGGATGTTGTATATACTTCGCTTCGCGAAAGGAAAAGTATTCTACATTGATAGTGTAAGAATGTATTTGAAAAATATATCTAACTTTACCAACTGAACAGGTAAGAGGAAAGATATTAGTAAGATACATGAAAAGAACATTTATTAACAAAGGAATTTTTGCTTGCATTGCCACGCTTCTGACAATAGCCTCATCATTTGCACAAACCATTACTACAAGTGCCGTAAGTTCCGCCGCCATATGTGCAGGCAGTACCATTTCGGTCGGATTCACTACCACAGGAACATTCCCAACAGGAACTGAATTTACAGCTCAATTATCAGATGCAACGGGATCTTTCACCGCTCCTGTTTCGGTGGGTACGGATACGGCAACTCCAATCAGCATTACTATTCCGTCTGAGGCAGCTGCCGGAACAGGTTATAAAGTCAGGGTTATTGCGGGAACAACACCAGTTACAATTGGCTCGGCAAGTGCTGTTTTTACAATAAATGAAATAACGGCAGCACCGGTAATTGTTAACAAAAACTATATCGTCAATGATGCATCTGTTTCATTGGCTTCGTCTGTTACGGGCACCGGATTATTGTGGTATTCTGCTGCAAGCGGTGGAACCGGGTCAGCAATTGCTCCAACGCCGTCTACCGCTGTTGCCGGAACCGTAAGTTATTACGTAAGCCAGACATTGACAGCCGGTTGTGAAAGTCCGCGTTCAAAAATCGATGTTATTACCGCTCCATGCACACCGCCCGCTGCCCCAACAGTTGTTAACAAAAGTTACATTGTAGGTGATGCTGCTGATATACTTACAGTTACCGGTGTTACCGGTTCAACATTCAAGTGGTATGAGTCTGCGACTAGTACCGCCGCATTGGCTTCTGCACCGACTCCATCAACTATTGCACCCGGAACAAAAAGTTATTTTGTAAGCCAAACAGTCGGTGGTTGCGAAAGTGCACGTGCCGAAATTGTGGTAACGGTAAATGCCTGCACACCGCCAGCTGCCCCAACAGTTGTTAACAAAAGTTACATCGTAGGTGATACTGCTGATATACTTACAGTTACTGGTGTTACGGGTTCAACATTTAAGTGGTATGAATCTGCGACTGGTGCCACCGCATTGGCTTCTGCACCAACTCCATCAACTATTGTACCCGGAACAAAAAGTTATTACGTTACCCAAACTATAGCAAACTGTGAAAGTGCCCGTGCTGAAATTGTAGTAACTGTAAATGCCTGTACGCCGCCTGCTGCTCCAACTGTTGCCAATAAAAATTATACGGTTGAAGATGCTGCTTTGGCATTGACGGCAACCGGGACCAGTTTAAAATGGTATACAACTGTAACCGGTGGCACGGGTTCTTCTACTGCACCAATTCCTTCTACTTCCACAGTTGGAACAAAAAGTTATTACGTTACCCAAACTGTAGCAAACTGTGAAAGTGCCCGTGCCGAAATTGTAGTAACGGTAAGTGCCTGTACACCACATGCTGCTCCAACTGTTGCTAATATAAGTTATACTATTGGAGATGAAGCGGTCGCATTAACTGCTACCGGAACAAATAAAAAATGGTATGCTGCTGCAACCGGTGGCACGGGTTCTTCTGTTGCACCAATTCCTTCTACTGCCACAGTCGGAACAAAAAGTTATTACGTTACCCAAACTATAGCAAACTGTGAAAGTGCACGTGCCGAAATTGTAGTAACTGTAAGTGCCTGTACACCTCCTGCTATGCCAACTGTTGCAGATGTAGAATATTGTATCACTTCACCAGCCGTTGCACTTTCAGCTACAGGTAAAGCTTTGAAATGGTATACAACTGCAAGCGGTGGTACGGCTTTAACGGCCGCGCCTGTTCCATCGACAGCTAAAGCGGGGACTACAAGTTATTATGTAACCCAAACGATCGGATGTGAAAGTGCCCGTGCAAAAATAGACGTTATAGTCAATCAGACTGCTATTCCCGTTGTGGACAAAGATCCGGTTCAGTATTGTTTAAAAGAAGAGGCCTCTCCACTTACTGCTACCGGAACTTTATTAAAATGGTATACAGCTGCAACGGGTGGGACAGGAACAGCTACAGCGCTAACTCCATTGACCACAACTGCCGGTACAAAAAGTTATTATGTAACACAAACCTTAAAAGGGTGTGAGAGCGAGAGGGCTGAAATAAAGGTGATCGTAAAACCAATTTCAGTGCTTCCAACTATTGCTTCCGATACAATTAATTTATGCCAGAATTCAACAGCAACTGCTTTAACCGCATCGGGTACTACAGGAGCTGTATTTAAATGGTACACTGTTGCAACCGGAGGTACTGCATTATCATCAGCTCCGGTACCTGCTACAACTATAGAAGTTTCTACCAGCTATTATGTAAGTCAAATTTCGTCAAATTCATGCGAAGGACCAAGAGCGAAAGTAACTGTAATAATTAGATTTACTCCACCTGCTCCGCCTGTTAATTCAGTATCTTATTGTGTAGGAGAAACAGCAGTGCCATTGACACCAGCCGGGCCGCTTTATAAATGGTATAGTGATGAAACCGGAGGAACAGGATCTGTAAATCCACCTACACCAAAAACCACAACTGCTGCAACTATTCCGTACTATCTGACGCAGTCGAATACTTATGCAACGTTGTCCTGCGAAAGCCCGCGTGCCAAGCTTAATGTTTTTGTGAATCCTACGCCAGCCGCGTTAGCCACCACATCAGAAGTTCTTTGTCAGGAACGTGAAAATAAAACTTACACATTCCCTGTAAAAGCTGCAAGCGGAAATACAATCAGATGGTATACCGCAGCTACAGGGACAGATACAACTAAAACACCTTCTGTTAATTTAACTACTGCGGGAACGAGCACGTATTATACGACTCAGGTTACAAATAAAGGATGTGAAAGTCCGGCAAGAGTAATACAAAAAATCCGTGTCAAACCATTGCCTGCAATTCCTGGTGTTGCCAATATCGAATATTGCCAGTTTGTTGCAGCATCGCCTTTAACTGCTACCTGGGTAACCGATGCAGTTCCTGCATGGTATGGCACAAATGCAACAGGTGGTACTGCAACTGGTACTGCACCTACGCCATCAACCAGTGAAGGCGGCACAACGTCATACTTTGTAGGCCAGTCACTTGAAGGCTGTTTAAGCGATCGTGCAAAAATTGATGTTAAAATCAATACTACTCCAAAACCAGTAACAACCACATATCTTGCTTATTGTCAGGGTGTGGATGCTCCGATACTGAACGCAACAGGAACTGATCTGAAATGGTACCGCAATGCAACAGATACACAATATCAGGAGAATCCTTTCTCACCGTATACCAACAAAGTAGAAGATTATTCCTTTTACGTTTCACAAACGACAACTACAAATGGCTGCGAAAGTCCGAAGGAAGAGATAAAGATCCACATCAAGGCGTTGCCATCTGCCACAATATCAGGGAATACAACGATTGATTTAGGTCAGACTGCTTCTATTACACTGAAATTTACAGGAGACGGGCCATGGATTTACATATTGTCAAATGGGACTACGGATACCACAGATCAGGCAACCACAACAATTGCTGTTACTCCGGGTATAACAACTTCATACATTGTTACCGAAGTATCCAATGCATGTGGCAAAGGAACGCCTAACGGCAGCGCTCTGGTGACAGTAAAAATCCCGACAATTGTTTCCGGTATTCCATCGGTGTCAGAAGCCTGTGCAGGGAAAAGTTTTGGTGTTCCTTTTCAGCAATCAGGGGATTTTCCTGCCGGCAATACATTTAAGGTTCAGATATCACTGACCAATACAGATAAATCGTTTTATACCATACCTTCCGTAGCAACGTCAAATCAGGTTACAGCTACATTTCCTGATACTACCAAAGGAGGCAATTACTTTATCCGGGTTGTAAGTTCAGGCGATAATCCTGATTTGTTAGTGAGAGGAAACGTAAGTACAGTTGGTATCTCAGCAAGTCCTTTGACAATTGCAACCCTGACAGGATCTCAAACGATATTAGCAGGCGAAAGTGCTACCTTAAAAGCAGAATTTACAGGAAAGGCTCCCTGGTCGTTCATGCTTAACAATGGTGTTAGCGATTCATTGATCACAACCAGCACCACTCCTTATTCATTTAAACTGGCTACGAAATCAACGACTACTTATACAATAAGTTCTGTTTCGAATAGCTGCGGGGAAGGAAAAGGAGTCGGCTCGGCGCGTGTTCAGGTTGATGCTATCCTGGGAGTAGAACCGCCGGTTGCATCTTCTGCCTGGCTGAATGTATATCCGACTGTTGTGGAAGGTAAATGTATTGTTGAAATTACAGGTGCCATTTCTTCAAAAGAAGCAAAAGTACAGGTTATTGATATGAACGGGCGCCCTCTGTTTGATCAAACTATCCGTAAGAAAACGACAGACCTGGATTTCTCAGCCTATCCGTCAGGATTGTATTTATTGCAGATACAGAATGGTAATCTTAACTCGGTACGTAAAGTAATGAAACCTTAATTACAGAAAGGTTTATATAGTCTCAAAAAATGGGATATTTGTTGCAGCCGCAATGAGTATCCCATTTTTCGTAATAAGTGGTTAAAAATAATTCTGGAAGAAATGAACATACAAGCCGATATCCTGGACAATTACTTTATGGCCGAGGCGATGCGTTTGGCGGAAATTGCTTTTGAAGAAGGGGAGATTCCCGTTGGGGCGGTTGCAGTCATCGGGGAACGCATTATTGGCAAAGGATATAACCAGACTGAAAAACTTCATGATGTAACAGCGCACGCAGAAATGCTGGCTATTACCGCGGCCTCGGATTATCTGGGCGCCAAATATCTACAGGATTGCACATTATATGTTACGCTGGAGCCTTGTGTAATGTGTGCGGGAGCTCTTTACTGGTCACAAATGAAGAGAGTTGTTGTTGGAGCATTAGATGAAAAAAGAGGATTTTCCAGGTTTGGCACAGGAATTTTACATCCTAAAACACAGCTTGTAACGGGAATTCTGGGTATTGAATCCAAAGAGTTACTTCTCAAGTTTTTTAAGACTTTAAGAACATAAACCAGTATTCTGCTGTTAGAAGACTAATAAACGTTAATTGATAACCATTAAACCTTAATTAAAATGGCTTTTACACTTGATCCATTACCCTACGCGAACAATGCATTAGAACCGCACATTGATGCATTGACAATGGAAATACATCATGACCGTCACCACCAGGCTTATGTTACCAATCTGAATGCTGCTATTGCCGGCACTGACCTGGAAGGCAAAACTATAGAAGAAATCATTGCCAATATCAGCAAAGCTCCGGCACCGGTACGCAACAATGGCGGCGGACACTGGAACCACAGCTTTTTCTGGAAATCACTTTCTGCTTCCGGCGGCGGTGAACCAACAGGAGAACTGGCAAAAGCAATCGATGCAAAATTCGGTTCATTTACAGCTTTCAAAGACGAATTCAAAAAAGCATCAATTGGCCGTTTTGGTTCAGGATGGGCATGGCTAATTGTAAAAGACGGTGCTGTATCAATCACTTCTACTCCAAATCAGGACAATCCATTGATGGATATTGCTGAAGTAAAAGGTACTCCGGTGATTGGATTAGACGTTTGGGAACACGCTTATTATTTAAAATACCAGAATAAAAGACCAGATTATATAGATGCTTATTGGAATGTTGTTGACTGGAAAGCAGCTGATGCTCTTTACATTGCAGCAAAATAATCCATTTAAAATATAAAAAAGGTTTGAAGTTTGTAAAAAAACTAAAAAATAGTCTTGCAAGCTTCAAACCTTTTCCTACTTTTGTACTCCCAATTGGGAAAAAACGGAGGTTGTAGCTCAGTCGGTTAGAGCGCTAGATTGTGGTTCTAGAGGTCGCGGGTTCGAGACCCGTCTCCCTCCCAGGTTTAAAGAGGTCCCGTATGGGGCCTTTTTTTGTGGCAAAATATTGAGGTTGTAGCTCAGTCGGTTAGAGCGCTAGAGTCGAGCGCGACCCCGGTCTACGCGACCCGGTCTACGCGACCCGGTCTACGCGACCCGGTCTACGCGACCCGGTCTACGCGACCCGGTCTACGCGACCCGGTCTACGCGACCCGGTCTACGCGACCCGGTCTACGCGACCCGGTCTACGCGACCCGGTCTACGCGACCCGGTCTACGCGACCCGGTCTACGCGACCCGGTCTACGCGACCCGGTCTACGCGACCCGGTCTACGCGACCCGGTCTACGCGACCCGGTCTACGCGACCCGGTCTACGCGACCCGGTCTACGCGACCCGGTCTACGCGACCCGGTCTACGCGACCCGGTCTACGCGACCCGGTCTACGCGACCCGGTCTACGCGACCCGGTCTACGCGACCCGGTCTACGCGACCCGGTCTACGCGACCCGGTCTACGCGACCCGGTCTACGCGACCCGGTCTACGCGACCCGGTCTACGCGACCCGGTCTACGCGACCCGGTCTACGCGACCCGGTCTACGCGACCCGGTCTACGCGACCCGGTCTACGCGACCCGGTCTACGCGACCCGGTCTACGCGACCCGGTCTACGCGACCCGGTCTACGCGACCCGGTCTACGCGACCCGGTCTACGCGACCCGGTCTACGCGACCCGGTCTGATTCTAGAGGTTGCGGCGGTGCGTCGATACGTTTCGAGACCCGTCTCCCTCCGCACGGCGGCCGCCCAAACATTAAAGTGCTGAAATTCAGGGCCTTTTTTTGTGGTAAAAACGGTGGTTAACACTCAGTCGGTTAGAGCGCCAGATCCGTCATCAGGTAATTTAGCAACAGCTTTCCCTTTCATTCCCTCCTTGACCAGATGGCCAAGAAAGATAGAAAAAGTTTCAATGTTCTGTTCTACACTGGCTCTTTCCAATGCCTGCATGTATTTGTCACGACTTTCCACAGGTATTACCGTCCAGGGATATCCTCCCGAAGCAAGCATTGCATTCATCAGGAATCGCCCCATACGTCCATTGCCGTCCATATAAGGGTGAATGAATACAAATATGAAGTGTCCCAATACAGCTCTTACCGATGCTTCGGGTTCTTCTTCCAGAAGCTCGAACAATACAGGCATCGCATCTCTCATGGCATCAACATTAAGCGGTACATGTTTGGAATTACCGATATAAACCTGATGGTTCCTGTATCCGGCGAGGTCCGCTGCCTTTAAGATACCGGCTGTTACACTTGGATCAAACAATTGTCTGTACCATTTGGAGTGATTTATGTCTGCCTGTGTTCCTGCATTTTTACCTTGAAGTATGGCTTCGATACTCTCCTTAACAGACTGAAAAGCCTGGTAGTACCCTCTGGCCGCCATTGCGTCGCGTTGTATACGGTCTTGTTTATTTTCGCTGGCATCCCATTCTCCCGAACTTACTTTGGCAATCAGTTCGGGCGTTACGCGGTATCGTTCAATGGATAGAGAATGATAGGCATCCGTTATGTAGATGTCGTCTATGTTTTTCAGAAACGCCTCATGGTCATCGGAAATCCCGGGAGAAGCCGGAAAGTTTGCTATTACAGATTGACGCATCTGCATCCACATCAGGCGTATCCGGTTTGCGTATGGCGAGCGTTCCCGTGCAGACAATTTCAGGTCAAGCTTGCTCTCAAATGGATCTTCCTCGCGGATATCATAATCTGCCTGCTTAAAGGTATCAAGAATCTGGTCGGCTATTCTACCTCTTCCGATATTCCTGAAAGCACCCGCCAGACGTCCCGCTAATGTTGTATGTCCATTTTCCAAAAGTATTGGCAATAACTCTGATGCATCTCTTATTAACGAAAGTGCTGTACGTGCGTCAATGGCATTACGCGTATACACAGTGGCAGAACTATACACCAATGCTGCCTGCAGGTTATACATCCGAATGCCATTTGCTGATATCGTAAGCTGATCCGCCTGAGGTAATTCACCCCTCATGTTGAATAGAGAGGTTTTGTGCGGTAGTGGCGTAGGATTGTTGTTTCCCAGCGGAGATCGCACAAGCAGCTGTTGGGGAACCGCCTGGCTACCTGCATGTAGCAATAAGGACTGCTCGGCAGACAAGGACCAGTCGTGACCATACTTGCGTTCCAGAAATACGGCAACAAAATCCCAGTAGGAACTATACCAGGCAGTGGTCTCACCATCTTTTTCTTCCGGATTAGTGGCTATGTACCAACCTTTCGTTACTTCCCGGATAAATCCGTTTTTAGAAAGTATTTCCCGGTATTTCCGGCTTGGCATATCGTCAGTATGAATGCCAACGATCCCTTTTTGCTGCAAATCGTGCAGGAATTGCAGGGCTTCTGCGAATCTTTCACGTGGAGTTGCCATATCAAAGAAGTGCTAATCTTATTATATTTCGTCGTTGCAAATCTATTAAATATTGATGTATTATTTTTATTAAATAATGTTGTGATAATTCTATTAAATCGTGACGATTATAAAAAAATGATCTCTGCTATTGATTGATAAATATGGAGGTTGTAGCTCAGTCGGTTAGCGCGCTAGAGTGTGGTTCTAGAGGTCGCGAGTTCGAGACCCGTCTCCCTCCTAGGTTTTAAAAGGTCCCTTTTGGGGCTTTTTTTGTGGAGTTAATCGTATTTTCCGGACAAGGGACTTGAATAATTTACCGTTAGCGTTCTGGAGTCCATGTAGAAAGGCCAACATTTATCATGTATTGTCAACCTCTAACTTGGATACACGAAATTTTAACTCTGTCTAAGACCGTTACAAAAGGTCAAATATTATAAGTATGCATGTTCAAAGGACACTACGCACAACGTGGGAGCAGCGCCATCTTAACCGTTTTCTTTTAATTTGGGATTTTGCGTATAGTATACTATCTTTTTTCCTATAATATTTCAAAAAAGAAAAGATATTTTTATATTACAAGAAACCATCCTCGTAATTGAAAATATAATGATGTCTCTTGAAAATCGACTACTAAATGTAAACTCTTTAAACATATGGCCTCACCAAAAAGATGCAATCCGTGAGATTGCTCACTATTTTGTTAATTTCGACAAAAAAGCATTTTTAATTAAAATGCCGACTGGAACAGGGAAAACGGGTGTATTCGCATGTCTGTCTCGCATTGCATATCCTGATAAAAACTTCATAATTATAACGCCAAGTACTGCTTTAAAAGAGCAAATTGTTCGCGAATTAAGATCAGACTTCTGGACTAAGATTGGTTATTCCTTGGAAAATCTCGAGCCTCAAGTAATTGAGCCATTACTACCAACGACCGCGGAAGAAGTCCTTGAAAAAATTAAGGGTCACCGTTTTATAATCGTGACAACAATACAGGCTTTGCAAACACTAGGATCGACGGAAAAATATAACGATACCTTCAAACTTTTACAAGCTGAAAGTGATTACTTGGTATTCGACGAAGGACACAAAGAACCTGCATTGACCTGGGGAGATACCGTTCGCTCATTTGGAAAACCAACGATATTGTTTTCTGCGACTCCTTATAGGAATGATTACAAAATTTTCAATATTGATAAAGAAAAATTTTATTCTCTGGAACACTCGTTTTGCGAGAACCAAAATATTCTAAGAAAAATTAAGATTCGGCCAATCCCTTCTTCAAGAAACCACCAAGACTTCGTTGTTAATTTGCTGAAAGAAATAGAAAGTGTAAGCAACATTCTTGCGAATCAAGGAATAAAAAAACCGAAAACTATAATTAGATGCGAAAAAAGTGACGATATCGCAAAAATTGTAGGAGCATTAAAAGTCGCAAGAAAAACCGTGATCGGTATCCATGAAACATTCAAAAATTACAAGAATTTTACGAAAGATGTACCAGATTCAGACGATCAGAAGAAGTACGATTTTTTTGTTCATCAATACAAACTAATTGAGGGTATAGACAATCCTGATTTTTGTATTGTAGTTTTATTTGCAGATTTCGGTAGTACGAGGATGCTAATTCAGCAAATCGGGAGAATTCTTCGTAATCCTGAACGGAAACCAGATCAAGTTGCATTTTTGTTTTCAGGGAATGTGACTAAAACAAATGAAGAGTGGGAAAAGTATCTCACCTATGATCAGTTAATTGATACCAGAAAGAAGCTTTTCGATATAACAGATGTCTTAAAGGTAAACAAAGAAGCATCAACATTATATTTTAGCGGAGCTTTTAGGGATCTCGTCGACGTTAACAACATATCATTAACCGAGAGCTTACTATTTCAAAAAAAAATAAATGCATACGAAAACGACGGCTCGATAACTTTCAAAGAAATGTCTGAGCTAGTACTAGAGGAGTGGAATAGACGTGACTATTATATACTAAAACATGAGATTCCTGAAACGGACACCTTGCTTATTCTCTATATAAAATACGAAAACTCTCCACTGGTTAAGGACGGCATTTTTATCGAACAAACGCTTGCGTTGACATTTTTAAAATTCTATAGAGACCGAGTTTTATATTATGATAGCATACAAAATAGTCAGATGAGGCAAATTGAAGCCCTTTCGCCGATAACAAGGGAATCTCTTATTAAGTTGTTTAAAGACAAGCGTTCAATAAGCAAAATTTATCTTCTTAATACGGATGTGGGAAGAGCAAGCGTTCGAAGCAAAGAGTTACAAGCAAATTCCGTGGAAGACACTGCCCCAGGGTTGTCTGACCACTCATACTTCCCATCGCGTCTAGAAGGATATGTAGACGGTGATATAGAAATGAAAAAGCGTTACATCGGATTTCAAAATGGAAGAATTACTGATTTTAGTAACAGAAGAATAGAATATTCCGATTTTCAGAAGTGGCTAAATGGTGTTATGCTCGAATTAGATGCAGTTCTAGGATACGCTGAGGTGAACGGATTTCTTAACAGGTTTGCTGAAAAAGTTGATCCCCCAAGGAATACAAATGCTTCCTCCATACTATTAGATATTTCTGATGAAATTTTGTTTCAATATAAAATCGAAGAAAGCTCAGAAAACATTTTTGTTGACACTCTATGTATTGACGTAGAAGCAGGCGTGTTTATCTTGGAAGTAAATAAAAAAGAATTTAAAATAGACATTAGATACCTGAAAGACAAAAAGAAATATCTTCTTAGTAGTCATGAGTTGGACTCTGCTATTACAAATTTGAATTCCAAAGAGCCTTCACTGCTTGAATACCTCAATGCACAACAATCCTTTCGCATCGTGTTGGAA from Dyadobacter sp. NIV53 carries:
- a CDS encoding T9SS type A sorting domain-containing protein yields the protein MKRTFINKGIFACIATLLTIASSFAQTITTSAVSSAAICAGSTISVGFTTTGTFPTGTEFTAQLSDATGSFTAPVSVGTDTATPISITIPSEAAAGTGYKVRVIAGTTPVTIGSASAVFTINEITAAPVIVNKNYIVNDASVSLASSVTGTGLLWYSAASGGTGSAIAPTPSTAVAGTVSYYVSQTLTAGCESPRSKIDVITAPCTPPAAPTVVNKSYIVGDAADILTVTGVTGSTFKWYESATSTAALASAPTPSTIAPGTKSYFVSQTVGGCESARAEIVVTVNACTPPAAPTVVNKSYIVGDTADILTVTGVTGSTFKWYESATGATALASAPTPSTIVPGTKSYYVTQTIANCESARAEIVVTVNACTPPAAPTVANKNYTVEDAALALTATGTSLKWYTTVTGGTGSSTAPIPSTSTVGTKSYYVTQTVANCESARAEIVVTVSACTPHAAPTVANISYTIGDEAVALTATGTNKKWYAAATGGTGSSVAPIPSTATVGTKSYYVTQTIANCESARAEIVVTVSACTPPAMPTVADVEYCITSPAVALSATGKALKWYTTASGGTALTAAPVPSTAKAGTTSYYVTQTIGCESARAKIDVIVNQTAIPVVDKDPVQYCLKEEASPLTATGTLLKWYTAATGGTGTATALTPLTTTAGTKSYYVTQTLKGCESERAEIKVIVKPISVLPTIASDTINLCQNSTATALTASGTTGAVFKWYTVATGGTALSSAPVPATTIEVSTSYYVSQISSNSCEGPRAKVTVIIRFTPPAPPVNSVSYCVGETAVPLTPAGPLYKWYSDETGGTGSVNPPTPKTTTAATIPYYLTQSNTYATLSCESPRAKLNVFVNPTPAALATTSEVLCQERENKTYTFPVKAASGNTIRWYTAATGTDTTKTPSVNLTTAGTSTYYTTQVTNKGCESPARVIQKIRVKPLPAIPGVANIEYCQFVAASPLTATWVTDAVPAWYGTNATGGTATGTAPTPSTSEGGTTSYFVGQSLEGCLSDRAKIDVKINTTPKPVTTTYLAYCQGVDAPILNATGTDLKWYRNATDTQYQENPFSPYTNKVEDYSFYVSQTTTTNGCESPKEEIKIHIKALPSATISGNTTIDLGQTASITLKFTGDGPWIYILSNGTTDTTDQATTTIAVTPGITTSYIVTEVSNACGKGTPNGSALVTVKIPTIVSGIPSVSEACAGKSFGVPFQQSGDFPAGNTFKVQISLTNTDKSFYTIPSVATSNQVTATFPDTTKGGNYFIRVVSSGDNPDLLVRGNVSTVGISASPLTIATLTGSQTILAGESATLKAEFTGKAPWSFMLNNGVSDSLITTSTTPYSFKLATKSTTTYTISSVSNSCGEGKGVGSARVQVDAILGVEPPVASSAWLNVYPTVVEGKCIVEITGAISSKEAKVQVIDMNGRPLFDQTIRKKTTDLDFSAYPSGLYLLQIQNGNLNSVRKVMKP
- a CDS encoding nucleoside deaminase, producing MNIQADILDNYFMAEAMRLAEIAFEEGEIPVGAVAVIGERIIGKGYNQTEKLHDVTAHAEMLAITAASDYLGAKYLQDCTLYVTLEPCVMCAGALYWSQMKRVVVGALDEKRGFSRFGTGILHPKTQLVTGILGIESKELLLKFFKTLRT
- a CDS encoding superoxide dismutase — its product is MAFTLDPLPYANNALEPHIDALTMEIHHDRHHQAYVTNLNAAIAGTDLEGKTIEEIIANISKAPAPVRNNGGGHWNHSFFWKSLSASGGGEPTGELAKAIDAKFGSFTAFKDEFKKASIGRFGSGWAWLIVKDGAVSITSTPNQDNPLMDIAEVKGTPVIGLDVWEHAYYLKYQNKRPDYIDAYWNVVDWKAADALYIAAK
- a CDS encoding Fic family protein, whose product is MATPRERFAEALQFLHDLQQKGIVGIHTDDMPSRKYREILSKNGFIREVTKGWYIATNPEEKDGETTAWYSSYWDFVAVFLERKYGHDWSLSAEQSLLLHAGSQAVPQQLLVRSPLGNNNPTPLPHKTSLFNMRGELPQADQLTISANGIRMYNLQAALVYSSATVYTRNAIDARTALSLIRDASELLPILLENGHTTLAGRLAGAFRNIGRGRIADQILDTFKQADYDIREEDPFESKLDLKLSARERSPYANRIRLMWMQMRQSVIANFPASPGISDDHEAFLKNIDDIYITDAYHSLSIERYRVTPELIAKVSSGEWDASENKQDRIQRDAMAARGYYQAFQSVKESIEAILQGKNAGTQADINHSKWYRQLFDPSVTAGILKAADLAGYRNHQVYIGNSKHVPLNVDAMRDAMPVLFELLEEEPEASVRAVLGHFIFVFIHPYMDGNGRMGRFLMNAMLASGGYPWTVIPVESRDKYMQALERASVEQNIETFSIFLGHLVKEGMKGKAVAKLPDDGSGALTD
- a CDS encoding DEAD/DEAH box helicase, which translates into the protein MMSLENRLLNVNSLNIWPHQKDAIREIAHYFVNFDKKAFLIKMPTGTGKTGVFACLSRIAYPDKNFIIITPSTALKEQIVRELRSDFWTKIGYSLENLEPQVIEPLLPTTAEEVLEKIKGHRFIIVTTIQALQTLGSTEKYNDTFKLLQAESDYLVFDEGHKEPALTWGDTVRSFGKPTILFSATPYRNDYKIFNIDKEKFYSLEHSFCENQNILRKIKIRPIPSSRNHQDFVVNLLKEIESVSNILANQGIKKPKTIIRCEKSDDIAKIVGALKVARKTVIGIHETFKNYKNFTKDVPDSDDQKKYDFFVHQYKLIEGIDNPDFCIVVLFADFGSTRMLIQQIGRILRNPERKPDQVAFLFSGNVTKTNEEWEKYLTYDQLIDTRKKLFDITDVLKVNKEASTLYFSGAFRDLVDVNNISLTESLLFQKKINAYENDGSITFKEMSELVLEEWNRRDYYILKHEIPETDTLLILYIKYENSPLVKDGIFIEQTLALTFLKFYRDRVLYYDSIQNSQMRQIEALSPITRESLIKLFKDKRSISKIYLLNTDVGRASVRSKELQANSVEDTAPGLSDHSYFPSRLEGYVDGDIEMKKRYIGFQNGRITDFSNRRIEYSDFQKWLNGVMLELDAVLGYAEVNGFLNRFAEKVDPPRNTNASSILLDISDEILFQYKIEESSENIFVDTLCIDVEAGVFILEVNKKEFKIDIRYLKDKKKYLLSSHELDSAITNLNSKEPSLLEYLNAQQSFRIVLEGNQHIYAYKNFFKPGLNLVSKNKDLDINQLFHPHKCISKIASEKGSEVLTVADNLWHPDTLFGIATIKRTKC